Proteins from one Anaerohalosphaeraceae bacterium genomic window:
- a CDS encoding L-ribulose-5-phosphate 4-epimerase yields MMLKELREQVWQANLQLKIHNLVIYSWGNVSGIDRAKGIVLIKPSGVDYDALRPEDLVALDLEGRVVEGSLRPSSDTPTHLELYRRFEKVGGICHTHSLYATIWAQACWEIPCFGTTHADNFYGPVPVTDPMQPEEIEGDYELNTGKVIVRRFAGLDPMQVPAVLVANHGPFTWGPNAEKAVENAVVLEQCAQMALGTLQLNPEQLEISRVLLDKHYLRKHGKNAYYGQK; encoded by the coding sequence ATGATGCTCAAAGAACTGCGAGAGCAGGTCTGGCAGGCCAATCTCCAGCTGAAAATCCACAATCTGGTGATTTACAGCTGGGGGAATGTGAGCGGGATTGACCGGGCCAAAGGGATTGTGCTGATTAAGCCCAGCGGGGTGGATTACGATGCGCTGCGTCCGGAGGACCTGGTGGCGCTGGATTTGGAAGGCCGGGTCGTGGAGGGTTCGCTGCGGCCTTCCTCGGATACGCCGACTCATCTGGAATTGTATCGGCGGTTTGAGAAGGTCGGCGGAATCTGCCATACGCATTCGCTCTATGCGACAATCTGGGCGCAGGCCTGCTGGGAAATCCCCTGTTTCGGCACAACACATGCGGATAATTTTTACGGGCCGGTGCCGGTGACGGACCCGATGCAGCCGGAGGAGATTGAGGGGGATTATGAGCTGAATACAGGCAAGGTGATTGTGCGGCGGTTTGCCGGGCTGGACCCGATGCAGGTGCCGGCGGTTCTGGTGGCCAATCACGGGCCGTTTACCTGGGGGCCGAATGCGGAAAAAGCGGTGGAGAACGCCGTGGTGCTGGAGCAGTGTGCGCAGATGGCTCTGGGAACACTGCAGCTGAACCCGGAACAGCTGGAGATTTCCCGCGTTTTGCTGGACAAGCACTACCTCCGCAAACACGGCAAGAACGCCTACTACGGACAGAAATAA
- the rpoB gene encoding DNA-directed RNA polymerase subunit beta has protein sequence MKSRNVRVFGKIGDAVPIPNLIEVQIASYERFLQADVPMSKRKDIGLEALFREIFPIVSYDKTMELEYLGYELEKPRYTIEQCRELRLTYGYPLKIHCRLKRKDAGVVAEQGIYLGEIPVMIGGGEFIINGAERVIVNQLHRSPGVDFVIDSKDGDRILHGARIIPERGSWIEMSVTKKDVLVIRIDQSGKIPATTFLRAMDERYSKTEDLLRLFYKTETVKVKKLEPTMWAVGPIVDTETGEILVEAGAQLGDAVTAIQASSLETVEVIREASDPLILNTIAKDGCDSHEEALLKLYARLRPGNPAQIEKAKALFEEKFFDTNRYRLGAVGRFRLNRKFHQNVDEREMTLRAEDFINTIRYILDLRSNKGQVDDIDHLGNRRLRTIDELAASEIRKGLLKLWRTVQERMSMKSPEEIERIADLVNSKSVSSSVEFFFGRGELSQVVDQTNALSQLTHERRLSALGPGGLNRKRAGFEVRDVHISHYGRVCPIETPEGTNIGLIVSLGIFAKVDEYGFLVTPYRKVKDKKVTDEIVYLRADEEMEAIFAPPSMIDPATMKLRDGLVLAREKGDLTQVDSSLVNYVDVSPRQIVGVSAALIPFLEHDDANRALMGSNMQRQAVPLLVTEPPLVGTGMEEPVAQNSSMVVRARQSGTVTAVDAMRIVINGTDEYRLHKFVGLNERTCLNQKPIVKLGEKVKKGQIIADGGGTSQGVLALGRNVLAAFVPFDGYNFEDAILISERLVQDDVYTSIHIDEFTVEVRETKLGREEFTRDIPNVSEKALRNLDENGIVREGTRVGPGDILVGKVSPKSKTELTPEEKLLHAIFGRAGEDVKNDSLEVPSGFEGVVIKTRHFMRRGGGTEEQRKQQKQKMKKYEEEMVAKECAVFRKMMEEIHRELGIEVVDPNTKQRVGVSDNIDVLYEQVENFDISWIKPAKVREDAQKIVDRYWPNIVALQEEKKHELDRLKHGDELPSGVLEMVKVYVATKRTLSVGDKMAGRHGNKGVIAKIMPVEDMPFLEDGTPVDICLNPLGVPSRMNVGQILETHLGWAAKVLGFDAITPVFDGATEEDIRAVIEEANQHVRSRIKEIEEKKQAPPAEELFTQIPPMLKARIYDGRTGEPFDQEVTIGYIYMMKLHHLVDDKIHARSTGPYSLITQQPLGGKARTGGQRFGEMEVWALEAYGAAYTLQELLTVKSDDIEGRTKIYESMVKGTNTLEAGTPISFDVLCNEIRGLGLNIQLEKKRLGAVPL, from the coding sequence ATGAAATCACGAAATGTCCGGGTTTTCGGGAAAATCGGAGATGCGGTGCCGATTCCGAATCTGATTGAAGTGCAGATTGCCAGTTATGAACGGTTTCTGCAGGCGGATGTGCCGATGTCCAAACGGAAGGACATCGGTCTGGAGGCCCTCTTCCGGGAGATCTTTCCCATCGTCAGCTATGACAAGACGATGGAGCTGGAATATCTGGGCTACGAATTGGAAAAGCCGCGTTATACGATTGAACAGTGCCGGGAACTGCGGCTGACCTACGGGTATCCGCTGAAGATTCACTGCCGCCTGAAACGCAAGGACGCCGGTGTGGTGGCCGAGCAGGGGATTTACCTGGGCGAGATTCCGGTGATGATCGGCGGCGGAGAATTTATCATCAACGGGGCCGAGCGAGTGATTGTCAATCAGCTGCATCGAAGTCCGGGTGTGGATTTTGTGATTGACAGCAAGGACGGCGACCGGATTCTGCACGGGGCGCGGATTATTCCCGAACGGGGCAGCTGGATCGAGATGTCGGTGACCAAGAAGGATGTGCTGGTGATTCGGATTGACCAGTCTGGCAAGATTCCGGCGACGACCTTCCTGCGGGCAATGGATGAGAGATACAGCAAGACCGAAGACCTGCTGCGGCTGTTTTACAAGACCGAGACGGTCAAGGTCAAAAAGCTGGAGCCGACGATGTGGGCGGTCGGTCCGATTGTGGACACGGAGACGGGGGAGATTCTCGTCGAAGCCGGCGCCCAGCTGGGCGATGCGGTGACGGCGATTCAGGCCAGCTCCCTGGAAACTGTCGAGGTGATTCGCGAGGCATCCGACCCGCTGATTCTCAATACGATTGCGAAGGACGGCTGCGACAGCCATGAAGAGGCGCTGCTGAAGCTGTATGCCCGGCTGCGTCCGGGCAATCCGGCCCAGATTGAAAAGGCCAAGGCGCTGTTTGAGGAGAAGTTCTTTGATACGAACCGCTACCGGCTGGGGGCGGTGGGGCGTTTCCGCCTGAACCGCAAGTTCCATCAGAATGTGGATGAGCGGGAGATGACACTTCGGGCGGAGGACTTCATCAATACGATTCGGTATATTCTGGACCTTCGCAGCAATAAAGGTCAAGTGGATGACATTGACCATCTGGGCAACCGGCGTCTGCGGACGATTGATGAGCTGGCGGCCTCGGAGATTCGCAAGGGGCTGCTGAAGCTTTGGCGGACGGTCCAGGAGCGGATGAGCATGAAGTCGCCGGAGGAGATTGAGCGGATTGCCGACCTGGTGAACAGCAAGAGCGTCTCCAGCAGCGTGGAGTTTTTCTTCGGGCGGGGCGAACTGAGCCAGGTGGTGGACCAGACCAACGCGCTCAGCCAGCTGACGCATGAGCGGCGTCTGAGTGCGCTGGGACCCGGCGGTCTGAACCGCAAACGGGCGGGCTTTGAAGTGCGCGACGTGCACATCAGCCATTACGGGCGCGTCTGTCCGATTGAAACGCCGGAAGGCACGAACATCGGTCTGATTGTCTCGCTGGGCATTTTTGCCAAGGTGGATGAATACGGCTTTCTGGTGACGCCGTACCGGAAGGTCAAGGACAAGAAGGTAACGGATGAAATCGTGTATCTGCGGGCGGATGAGGAGATGGAGGCGATTTTTGCTCCGCCGAGCATGATTGACCCGGCGACGATGAAGCTGCGGGACGGGTTGGTGCTGGCCCGGGAGAAGGGCGACCTGACGCAGGTGGACAGTTCGCTGGTCAATTACGTGGACGTTTCCCCGCGGCAGATTGTCGGGGTTTCGGCGGCGCTGATTCCGTTCCTGGAACACGACGACGCCAACCGGGCGCTGATGGGTTCGAACATGCAGCGGCAGGCGGTGCCGCTTCTGGTGACGGAGCCGCCGCTGGTGGGGACCGGAATGGAAGAGCCGGTGGCGCAGAACTCAAGTATGGTGGTTCGTGCCCGTCAGAGCGGAACGGTGACAGCCGTCGATGCGATGCGGATTGTCATCAACGGGACGGACGAATATCGGCTGCACAAGTTTGTGGGGCTCAACGAGCGGACCTGTCTGAATCAGAAACCGATTGTCAAACTCGGCGAGAAGGTCAAGAAGGGACAGATTATTGCTGACGGCGGCGGCACCAGCCAGGGCGTGCTGGCGCTGGGGCGCAACGTGCTGGCGGCGTTTGTTCCGTTTGACGGATACAACTTTGAAGACGCTATTCTCATCAGCGAGCGGCTGGTGCAGGATGATGTATATACGAGCATTCATATTGATGAGTTTACGGTCGAAGTGCGTGAAACCAAGCTGGGCCGCGAGGAGTTTACGCGGGATATTCCCAATGTGAGTGAAAAGGCCCTCCGCAATCTGGATGAAAACGGCATTGTCCGCGAAGGCACGCGTGTCGGACCGGGCGACATTCTGGTGGGCAAGGTTTCGCCCAAGAGCAAGACGGAACTGACGCCGGAAGAAAAGCTGCTGCACGCGATTTTCGGGCGGGCCGGCGAAGATGTGAAAAATGATTCGCTGGAGGTTCCCAGCGGGTTTGAAGGCGTGGTGATTAAAACCCGCCACTTTATGCGCCGCGGCGGGGGGACGGAAGAACAGCGCAAGCAGCAGAAGCAGAAGATGAAGAAATATGAAGAAGAAATGGTTGCCAAGGAATGCGCCGTCTTCCGGAAGATGATGGAGGAGATTCACCGGGAGCTGGGCATTGAAGTGGTGGACCCGAACACCAAGCAGCGGGTCGGTGTCAGTGATAATATTGACGTGCTGTATGAGCAGGTCGAGAACTTTGATATTTCCTGGATCAAGCCGGCTAAAGTACGGGAGGATGCCCAGAAGATTGTGGACCGGTACTGGCCGAACATAGTAGCCCTGCAGGAAGAGAAGAAGCATGAACTGGACCGGCTCAAACACGGCGATGAACTGCCCAGCGGGGTGCTGGAGATGGTCAAGGTGTATGTGGCGACCAAGCGGACGCTTTCGGTCGGCGACAAAATGGCCGGTCGTCACGGAAATAAGGGCGTCATCGCCAAGATTATGCCGGTGGAAGATATGCCGTTCCTTGAAGACGGAACGCCGGTGGATATTTGTCTGAATCCGCTGGGTGTTCCCAGCCGTATGAACGTCGGACAGATTCTGGAGACGCATCTGGGCTGGGCGGCCAAGGTGCTGGGCTTTGATGCGATTACCCCGGTGTTTGACGGAGCGACGGAAGAGGACATTCGGGCGGTTATTGAAGAGGCCAACCAGCATGTCCGCAGCCGCATCAAGGAGATTGAGGAGAAGAAGCAGGCTCCGCCGGCGGAGGAGCTGTTTACGCAGATCCCGCCGATGCTGAAGGCGCGGATTTATGACGGGCGGACCGGCGAGCCGTTTGACCAGGAAGTGACCATCGGCTACATCTATATGATGAAGCTGCATCATCTGGTGGATGACAAGATTCACGCCCGCTCGACGGGACCGTACAGTCTGATTACGCAGCAGCCGCTGGGCGGCAAGGCCCGCACGGGCGGCCAGCGGTTCGGTGAAATGGAAGTCTGGGCGCTGGAGGCGTACGGGGCGGCCTATACGCTGCAGGAGCTGCTGACGGTTAAGAGCGATGATATTGAAGGGCGCACCAAGATTTATGAGTCGATGGTCAAGGGTACCAATACGCTCGAGGCGGGCACCCCGATTTCCTTTGATGTGCTCTGCAACGAAATCCGCGGTCTGGGTCTGAATATTCAGCTGGAGAAAAAACGGCTCGGTGCAGTGCCGCTGTAA
- the rplA gene encoding 50S ribosomal protein L1: MRKRSKRYQNEAKKAVQTPLPLAEAVKKLKSFASTKFDQSVEIAMHLGIDTKQAEQAVRGAVSLPHGIGKARRVIAFCEESDAAAAKAAGAVEAGADELIAKVMDGWTDFDVAIASPKVMGKVGKLGRVLGPQGKMPSPKNGTVTPDVVQAVKEFTAGKVEFRNDAGGNVHAVVGKLSFDEAKLAENIDAFINHIKRLRPTSMKGTYIKKVCLSATMSPSVQLAVE, from the coding sequence ATGAGAAAACGAAGCAAACGGTATCAAAACGAAGCCAAAAAGGCGGTTCAGACACCGCTGCCGCTGGCGGAGGCGGTCAAGAAGCTCAAGAGTTTCGCCTCGACCAAGTTTGACCAGTCGGTCGAAATTGCAATGCACCTGGGGATTGATACGAAGCAGGCCGAGCAGGCGGTACGCGGGGCGGTGAGTCTTCCGCACGGCATCGGCAAGGCCCGCCGGGTGATTGCGTTCTGTGAAGAGTCGGATGCAGCGGCGGCTAAGGCGGCCGGTGCTGTGGAGGCCGGAGCGGATGAGCTGATCGCCAAGGTGATGGACGGCTGGACGGATTTTGACGTGGCGATTGCCTCGCCGAAGGTGATGGGCAAGGTCGGCAAGCTTGGCCGGGTGCTGGGACCGCAGGGCAAGATGCCCTCGCCCAAGAACGGGACCGTCACACCGGATGTGGTGCAGGCCGTGAAGGAATTTACGGCCGGCAAGGTGGAGTTTCGCAACGACGCGGGCGGAAATGTGCACGCGGTCGTCGGCAAGCTCAGTTTTGACGAAGCGAAGCTGGCCGAGAACATCGATGCGTTTATCAACCATATCAAGCGGCTTCGTCCGACCTCGATGAAGGGCACTTATATTAAGAAAGTCTGCCTGAGCGCCACGATGAGTCCGAGTGTGCAGCTGGCGGTTGAGTAA
- the rplK gene encoding 50S ribosomal protein L11 gives MAKEVKTVIKLQAPGGQATPAPPIGPALGQHGVNIGQFVSQFNERTREFNGTIVPVEITVYTDRSFEFIIKSPPAAVLLKQEAGLAKGSGVPNKEKVGKVTRAQIRKIAQTKMKDLNAYSLEKAEKIIEGTARSMGVEVVD, from the coding sequence ATGGCGAAAGAAGTAAAAACGGTTATTAAGCTGCAGGCGCCGGGCGGACAGGCCACACCGGCCCCTCCAATCGGTCCGGCCCTCGGTCAGCATGGCGTGAATATCGGTCAGTTTGTTTCTCAGTTTAACGAGCGGACACGGGAGTTTAACGGGACAATCGTTCCGGTGGAGATAACAGTTTATACGGACCGGAGTTTTGAGTTTATCATCAAGAGTCCGCCGGCGGCTGTGCTTCTCAAACAGGAGGCCGGACTGGCCAAGGGCAGCGGCGTTCCGAACAAGGAAAAGGTCGGCAAGGTCACGCGGGCGCAGATTCGCAAGATTGCCCAGACCAAGATGAAAGACCTGAATGCCTACTCGCTGGAGAAGGCCGAGAAGATTATTGAGGGAACAGCCCGCAGTATGGGTGTGGAAGTGGTGGACTGA
- the rpmG gene encoding 50S ribosomal protein L33, with product MAKAIKREYVWLECKECGDRNYRTEINVQGGTPKLELMKFCKRERKHTLHKLRRK from the coding sequence ATGGCAAAGGCGATTAAACGAGAATATGTTTGGCTGGAATGCAAGGAGTGCGGAGACCGCAATTATCGAACGGAAATCAACGTGCAGGGCGGGACTCCGAAGCTCGAACTGATGAAGTTCTGCAAGCGGGAGCGGAAGCACACGCTGCATAAGCTTCGCCGCAAATAG
- the rplL gene encoding 50S ribosomal protein L7/L12, with amino-acid sequence MSERTFSQEIKELGDKIVGLTLLQAKELADYLKEVHGIEPAAGGAVMVAGPAAAGGGAAAAAPAEKTSFTVILKSFGDQKIQVIKEVRALTGLGLKEAKDLVDGVPKPVKENVSKEEAEAARKQLEAAGAVVEIQ; translated from the coding sequence ATGTCAGAGAGAACATTCAGCCAGGAGATCAAGGAACTGGGGGATAAGATTGTCGGCTTAACGCTGCTGCAGGCCAAGGAATTGGCGGATTATCTGAAAGAGGTTCACGGAATCGAGCCCGCCGCCGGCGGTGCGGTGATGGTGGCCGGCCCTGCGGCGGCAGGCGGTGGAGCGGCGGCCGCTGCCCCGGCAGAAAAGACCAGCTTTACCGTGATTTTAAAGTCGTTCGGCGACCAGAAGATTCAGGTCATCAAGGAAGTCCGCGCCCTGACGGGTCTGGGCCTGAAAGAAGCCAAGGATCTGGTGGACGGCGTGCCGAAGCCGGTAAAGGAAAATGTGAGCAAGGAAGAAGCCGAAGCGGCTCGCAAGCAGCTGGAAGCGGCCGGTGCGGTTGTGGAAATTCAGTAA
- a CDS encoding alpha-L-arabinofuranosidase C-terminal domain-containing protein translates to MNEWANGAPDSTWGRLRAQAGHPEPFHLKYLGIGNEDAMTPAFRERFEMLYRAVKAKYPDITVIGTVGPNPEGFDYEEGWKFADALNLEMVDEHGYKAPQWFWSNLKRYDRYDRAKSKVYLGEYAAHEPDRRNTLRSALAEAAYMTALERNGDLVRMASYAPLLGKHGNTQWNPNLIYFTNTEVLRTANYYVQMLFSNHTGNRYLPADLDQMLPDEKRFAFSAVRDSRNGDILVKMINGDAQSLTLTLNLQGLPQTETAAIQTLLTADTPDACNTFRSPNDVAPKTTPVTLRDKQSFTAAPYSLTVLRIRGKN, encoded by the coding sequence TTGAATGAATGGGCCAACGGTGCTCCGGACTCGACCTGGGGCCGTCTGCGAGCCCAGGCCGGACATCCCGAACCCTTCCACCTCAAATATCTGGGCATCGGAAACGAAGATGCCATGACACCCGCTTTCCGTGAACGCTTCGAAATGCTCTATCGGGCCGTCAAAGCCAAATACCCCGACATTACTGTCATCGGCACCGTCGGGCCGAACCCCGAAGGATTCGACTATGAAGAAGGCTGGAAATTTGCCGACGCCCTCAACCTCGAAATGGTCGATGAACACGGCTACAAAGCCCCCCAATGGTTCTGGAGCAACCTGAAACGATATGACCGATACGACCGCGCCAAATCAAAAGTCTATTTGGGGGAATACGCCGCCCATGAACCCGACCGTCGAAACACCCTCCGTTCCGCCCTGGCCGAAGCCGCCTATATGACCGCCCTCGAACGAAACGGAGACCTGGTCCGAATGGCCTCTTATGCCCCCTTGCTCGGCAAACACGGAAATACCCAGTGGAACCCAAATCTTATCTATTTTACCAACACAGAGGTCCTTCGGACCGCCAACTACTACGTCCAGATGCTCTTCAGCAACCATACAGGCAACCGATACCTGCCGGCAGACCTCGACCAGATGCTGCCGGATGAAAAACGCTTCGCCTTCTCCGCTGTCCGAGACAGCCGAAACGGAGATATTCTTGTGAAAATGATCAATGGAGATGCTCAATCCCTTACGCTCACTCTGAATCTGCAGGGCCTGCCTCAAACGGAAACTGCGGCAATCCAGACCCTTCTGACCGCTGACACGCCGGATGCCTGCAATACCTTCCGCTCCCCGAACGACGTCGCCCCCAAAACCACCCCCGTAACCCTGCGTGACAAACAGTCCTTCACCGCCGCCCCCTATTCCCTGACGGTCCTTCGGATTCGAGGCAAAAACTGA
- the secE gene encoding preprotein translocase subunit SecE, whose translation MSINRIYKRGQATYTRLGTGIGVFVLILIGCAVLYQHLANQSILVQTLVPAAVCVVLSWLTFWVINKPAVSDFLIAAEGEIKKVSWSTRHEIAVSTMVVITVVILMSIGLAVVDLFFNWIFGGLIGLF comes from the coding sequence ATGAGCATCAATCGAATTTACAAGCGCGGGCAGGCGACGTATACGCGGCTGGGGACCGGCATCGGGGTTTTTGTTCTGATTCTAATCGGATGTGCGGTGCTGTATCAGCATCTGGCGAATCAGTCGATTCTGGTTCAGACGCTGGTGCCTGCGGCGGTTTGTGTGGTCCTGAGCTGGCTGACGTTCTGGGTGATCAACAAACCGGCGGTGTCGGATTTTCTGATTGCGGCCGAAGGGGAGATTAAAAAGGTCAGCTGGTCCACCCGCCACGAAATTGCGGTCTCCACAATGGTGGTGATTACGGTGGTGATTTTGATGTCCATTGGTCTGGCGGTTGTGGATTTGTTTTTTAACTGGATATTCGGCGGCTTGATTGGATTGTTTTAA
- the tuf gene encoding elongation factor Tu: MAKAVFERKKPHINVGTIGHVDHGKTTLTAAITRVCELCGWSKFKSYDDIAKASESQGRRDETKILTIATAHVEYETETRHYAHVDCPGHADYVKNMITGAAQMDGAILVVSASDGPMPQTREHILLARQVNVPRIVVFLNKVDLVDDPELLDLVEMELRELLNKYNFPGDDTPIIRGVANQAMRAQSLDDPACKPILELLKVMDEYIPIPQREIDKPFLMPVEDVFSIKGRGTVGTGRIERGVVRVGDEVEIVGLAKETRKTTVTGVEMFNKTLDEGQAGDNVGLLLRGVEKKELERGQVLAKPGTITPHTQFNAEVYVLTKEEGGRHTPFFAGYRPQFFFRTTDVTGTIKEIKSREGKPVEMCMPGDNIEMSVEIISPIAMEEGLRFAIREGGRTVGAGVVTKILA; the protein is encoded by the coding sequence ATGGCGAAGGCAGTATTTGAACGAAAGAAACCGCATATTAATGTGGGAACGATTGGACATGTAGACCACGGCAAGACGACCTTGACAGCGGCGATTACGCGTGTCTGCGAATTGTGCGGCTGGTCAAAGTTTAAGTCGTATGATGATATTGCCAAGGCGTCTGAATCGCAGGGCCGCCGTGACGAGACGAAGATTCTGACGATTGCTACGGCTCACGTGGAATATGAAACGGAAACTCGCCACTATGCCCACGTGGACTGCCCGGGACATGCGGACTATGTGAAGAACATGATTACGGGGGCTGCTCAGATGGACGGGGCGATTCTGGTGGTTTCGGCCAGCGACGGCCCGATGCCGCAGACCCGTGAGCATATTCTTCTGGCCCGTCAGGTAAACGTGCCGAGAATTGTGGTCTTCCTGAACAAGGTGGATTTGGTGGATGACCCGGAACTGCTGGATTTGGTGGAGATGGAGCTTCGCGAGCTTCTGAACAAATACAACTTCCCGGGTGATGACACGCCGATTATTCGGGGTGTGGCCAACCAGGCGATGCGGGCTCAGTCTCTGGATGATCCTGCCTGCAAGCCGATTCTTGAGCTTCTGAAGGTGATGGATGAATATATTCCGATTCCGCAGCGTGAAATCGACAAGCCGTTCCTGATGCCGGTGGAAGATGTGTTCAGCATTAAGGGGCGCGGCACCGTCGGCACCGGCCGTATTGAGCGCGGTGTTGTGCGGGTCGGTGATGAAGTGGAAATCGTCGGTCTGGCCAAAGAAACCCGCAAGACGACGGTCACGGGTGTGGAAATGTTCAACAAGACGCTGGATGAAGGGCAGGCGGGTGATAACGTCGGTCTGCTGCTGCGGGGCGTTGAAAAGAAGGAGCTGGAGCGCGGACAGGTTCTGGCCAAGCCGGGAACGATTACGCCGCACACGCAGTTTAACGCGGAAGTGTACGTGCTGACGAAAGAGGAAGGCGGCCGTCATACGCCGTTCTTTGCCGGCTATCGTCCGCAGTTCTTCTTCCGGACGACGGACGTGACCGGAACGATTAAGGAAATCAAGAGCCGTGAAGGCAAGCCGGTCGAGATGTGCATGCCCGGCGACAACATCGAAATGAGTGTGGAGATTATCTCTCCGATTGCGATGGAAGAAGGGCTTCGTTTTGCGATTCGTGAAGGCGGCCGGACTGTCGGCGCCGGTGTGGTGACCAAGATTCTGGCGTAG
- the rplJ gene encoding 50S ribosomal protein L10 produces the protein MTYYVKGLIQKEYERRLSEAPDFVVLQTIGLNGIDNNRLRGALLEKGIHLMVVKNSLMRRALESLGRAAGAQLFQEGPCTLAWGGDSVVDVAKELVEWTKKLEVLKFKGAFVDGRVLDASGVSELAKMPNRRELQGRVVQSILGPAGRTVGAMLGPGGVIAGCIKSLIEKKEKAA, from the coding sequence ATGACCTACTATGTAAAGGGATTAATTCAGAAAGAGTATGAACGGCGATTGTCCGAAGCGCCGGATTTTGTGGTGCTTCAGACCATCGGACTGAACGGGATTGACAACAACCGCCTTCGGGGAGCGCTGCTGGAGAAGGGCATCCATCTGATGGTGGTGAAAAATTCGCTGATGCGGCGGGCGCTGGAGTCGCTGGGCCGTGCGGCCGGTGCGCAGCTGTTTCAGGAAGGGCCCTGCACGCTGGCCTGGGGCGGCGACAGCGTTGTGGATGTAGCCAAGGAGCTGGTGGAGTGGACCAAGAAGCTGGAGGTCCTGAAGTTTAAGGGTGCCTTTGTGGACGGCCGTGTGCTGGATGCTTCGGGCGTTTCGGAACTGGCCAAGATGCCCAATCGTCGGGAGCTTCAGGGCCGGGTGGTTCAGAGCATTCTTGGACCGGCGGGCCGGACGGTCGGCGCCATGCTGGGACCGGGCGGCGTGATTGCCGGCTGCATCAAGAGCCTGATCGAGAAAAAGGAAAAGGCGGCGTAA
- the nusG gene encoding transcription termination/antitermination protein NusG has translation MQWFVLRVASNKEEQVRDALERKLKIEGVRSVGRILVPTEQIKRIRGGKQRVQKRKLYPGYVFMELEPKEDGRIPDDVWYVIKETMGVGDFIGTEGVPTPMRDTDVAKMLKEADKPEDVPNIKVEFSKGDVVKIREGAFENFEGTVDSIDTERGIVRVIVTIFGRSTPLDIEYWQIEKV, from the coding sequence ATGCAGTGGTTTGTATTGCGAGTTGCTTCGAATAAAGAAGAACAGGTCCGCGATGCACTGGAGCGGAAGCTGAAGATAGAAGGGGTTCGCTCTGTGGGCCGGATTCTGGTTCCGACCGAACAGATTAAGCGAATCCGGGGCGGCAAGCAGCGTGTGCAGAAGCGCAAGCTGTATCCGGGCTATGTGTTTATGGAGCTGGAGCCCAAGGAAGACGGGCGGATTCCGGATGATGTGTGGTATGTGATTAAAGAGACGATGGGCGTGGGGGATTTTATCGGGACGGAAGGCGTTCCGACGCCGATGCGGGACACGGATGTGGCCAAGATGCTCAAGGAAGCGGACAAGCCCGAAGATGTTCCGAATATCAAGGTGGAATTCTCCAAAGGGGATGTAGTGAAGATTCGAGAAGGAGCGTTTGAGAACTTTGAAGGCACGGTGGATTCGATTGATACCGAGCGGGGGATTGTGCGGGTGATTGTGACGATATTCGGCCGCAGCACCCCGCTGGATATTGAATACTGGCAGATTGAAAAGGTCTGA